The following is a genomic window from Plectropomus leopardus isolate mb chromosome 3, YSFRI_Pleo_2.0, whole genome shotgun sequence.
gtggtggcagCCATCATCATTTACAACAACAGCAATGAGGTGGTAATCCGGTGTCCTTATTTTAAACTATGTAATGATATATCATCTTAAAGCTGAAGTGCAGGACTGTGATAAATGAACAAAGGGTGTGGGGTTTGTTTCAAAGTTGGGGGACACCTATGAAATGGGGCGTTGAGGCGCCTCCCCTggaatttgtgtcttttctgcatcaatttacgGTGTAGAcgtttttaaattaatcaaaataaaagccctcggTTACTTTTTTGACCAAAGTTCGACACTGTTcaccacaaacattttatttatttagttttattttgagagGACAATTATagtatgaaagggggagagaggtaTGACATGCAGCAGTCGGCCGAGGCTGAAACAGAGCACACAGCCGCTGTGGCAACTACATAGCCTTTGTACGTGAGCGACCACCAATTAGATGCgctactgggtgccccaaaCTCCAGctttaacataaaaaagaattatttatTCTTAAAAGGCTTCCCCATGTTTTAGCTAACCAGACTAAGAGACTGCAGCCATGCGAGCAGCCCTGTGAAGCTTTGTTTAGGCACAGCAGTGTGCTGAACTAAACGccagcatgaaaacaaacacgCTTACAATGAAAATGCTAACATATTAATGATTAgaagtcaaaatattttatgaGCCAGGCAGTGATCTTGGAATATCAATGTAATCTAATTATCTTTCCCCAACATAATCACCATCTGGTTAATGTTATGCACTGATAAATAcacaatgacaaaatgacaagGTGACAGAAATTAACATTCATGTTTCACACCTGACAACTTTATTCCACGCATATGAGGTTGATCCGTTCTCAATCCACCTGCCCTCTCAGCTCAGCCTGGTGCGTGTGATAATAATGGCGCCAGATATGGAGGACAGGATCTGTCTTGTTCTGGCCTGCTGTGTCTAAAGCCGTCTTTGTCTTGACCTGGGCTTTATTACAAGGCAAGGGACAAGAGATAAAGCTTGAAACACTGGCTGGTATTTGAGCCAGTCTATGTTCCTCGAGGCTGGGCGAGATCATCATCAGCAGGGAAAGGTCAGCAAGACCGCAGCAGTCGAGTTCATCCCCGGAGCTGTTGCATATAACTTCAAAAGACTTTTTGTGAAATGAGCACAGGTCACTGGGCTACTGTTAAGAAACAAGTACATACATctatggtccccagaggatgaaacCAGTGTCACCAGCAGATCAAGGTTTTCACTTATTTTGCGAAATCTCTCTACATACCATTTTCATAAGAACACAAATCTTACATTTGTGGCTTTAGGTGGAAACTATAGCATGAATTGCCATAGAATTTGGTAGAGATACTTCATGTACTTCTCAGGATGAATCACAATAACTCTGATTATCCCTTAACTATTCATCTCACGTCACCATCaaactaattaaaaacacataattttccCACAGATGGTTTCTATCATTTGAGGTAGTTCTTATCTGATTATGTTGAAGCGTTCTCTAAGAGATTTGTTAGGGGAtttaacaaaagcataaaactAATAGCTATGAAAGCTGTGACAAGATGtccaagacacacaaaaaaatggtttgatgtcaatatattcataaatgagcAAGCTGTTGAATACATTTAAGGCTGTGATTTCAAGGTAATAGGTCACTGATAATGATGTTAAGGGATTTTCTGAGGGCTCTTAACTTCACAGTAACAGTTTTGACAGTATGTAACAGATGCATGACAAGTGGTTTGATGTCAATATGTTAATTAATGAGCAAGCTTTCAAAatctaaaactttaaatgtgtgtgcttAAGCTTTTTTTCAACTAACAGCTGTGAAAGTTGTGATAGGATGTCCAAGACACATGGGAACAGGTTTGATTTCAATATATAAATGAGTGTCACTTTAGACAATGCAGCGACTGGTACTGCTGAAGAGAGCTCATGTTGATATTTGAAGGACTTTTGTGAACATATCAATACAGagtccaataaaaaaaattgtgtcaaaaatgtgtcatttttatatatgtctctgtgtgtgtgtgtgtgtgtgtgtgtgtgtgtgtgtgtgtgtgtgtgtgtgtgtataaaatttAAGCTAGCTCTTGTTGAGTGTGATCGTACTCGACACTATAACCTCTGCCTTACCAGGGGGAAGGGGCTTCTGATCTGATTTCAGGATGCTTACTGACGAACACCATGAGGCAGCCTCCTTTTATAACCTGCAGGGATTTCAGGTTCATGGAGGAGTGACTTGACATTGACTTGTTTCCCCTGAGGGCCAATAGAAGAAATCGGGAGTCTCGAATCTTATCTCTCTGTGGAGCCTGCAGAATATGGGCATCATGCAGGGCGCAGAGCTGACTAGATACTTGAGTGACTGAAAAAAGCCAAGAATCAGAcaagaaaagagacaagaaaagatTTAACTGAGAAGTGTCAGCAGGATTAATGAACGTCTAATTAAATCTATCTGGAATTTTAGTTACAGCGAGTTTGCTCGCTCTCATCTTAACTCTGTTAAAGTCGGCCATAGAACAAGCTTTAGTCTTAAGCTCAAAGTGAGCAATCAGAGTTTGCCCGATGAAAACGGCATAAGCGTCCTGTTGCGTTTAGATTGCAACCAGGCAAAGCACACTGGGCGAAGAACCCATCCAGCAGCACCCCTTATCCTTGAGATAAGGGGTGCTGGAGCAAATCCCATCTGACATCAGCAAAGGAAGGAAGCTGGGATGGgaatgagagaggaggagagtctAGTCAGCCTCTGATTAACTCGATGTTAGTGCTCAGCACTCATGAAGCCTCTTAATAGTCAGAGAGATAAGCAGATTCGGTTGCTTTGGGAGAGTAAATTGAATTCTGTGATGGACTTTTGAAGATATTGGTGTGACTGTGCAACTggatatgaccaaaaaaaaaaggggaaggagggggggggCACTCACCGATGCATTGATTGAAAATCTTCAAACTCTTCCcctgaaactgcaaaaaaattgaaatgaaatgaaaacaacctTCACGGAGAGTGGGGTGCTGCTTTGAATGATTAATTAGGACTTAAGACTGAGGTCATTTCTGACCTGGtgagtttgtgaaaaacaggTATGTGTGGCTTTATAACTCAGTTAGAGGAGTAAGACTGccatttaaagggaaagttcaccactcaaaaaacaaacaaaacaaaaacatatttttccttttacctgtagtgctttttattaatctagactgttttggtgagTAAAGTGTTTGAGATACCTgctatagagatgtctgccttctcttgaatataatggaactagatggcactcagcttatggtgctcaaagctccaaaaaatacatttgtcccttttttttcctttttccagaaatcatgatcagGTTACACCTGGCTGTGAGcagattgtgtttttgatttaagGGCAAACTGTCCTTTGAACGAAACAGTGTGTCATGCTGAATGGCCGCAAAGCACAGCAATTTTTCCAAAGAGCACCGGCCACTAGCTTTCAGCTCCCCTGTTGAGCAGTCCGAATATTCACACTGGATGCATCACAGCACTGAGCTCTGCAGCAGGCTCACAATCTGCAGCAATAGTTTTGGCATCTGATGTAGTTTTTGTCCATGAGCCACGAGCTGTGAGCAAAATTGTCAGGAAAATACACTAAATACTCTATTATGAACAATAGAACCCCTTTATTATATATGGTATGAAAGATTTGATCATGATAACTGATGAAATATACATCTAGTCCTTCCACAATGCTTGTCAGCTGAGtttacagagagggagagaggcgaGCAGGCACAGACTAATagacacgctcacacacacacacactcacacagatattcagccagagacacagaggtaagcagggacagagagacagggacagagggacagagctctctgtgtgattggaaaggagcagagaaggagaatCTCTGCTGAATGGTTTGGAGAAACAGCGAGGCGACTGCTGACGGCCAGCTGTGCGACGATATGGGGCAACTCCACATTCAGTGAGAAGGTTGAAAGACATTTAGTAAGCATCTAGCTGTGAAGATTGCAGACCGCAATCAGCTGAAAATTCTCAGAATtcattcagtgttcattgttcaggaggccAAATTACCCACATAGGTCTCTTCCTCACCAAAACATACCCAGTAAAAactctgaataaagcagtttcccataacaaatcagtgtttctccaacgCTATTGATCTCAGTGCAGACAGAGAGCCAGTGCAGACCCTTTTAATAATTCCACAGCTTTTCTTCTCTGATAATTTAGGATCCGGTGCTGAGGAGGATTTTACTGGGAGCTGGAttgtctgcagaggtctctttctcctcgaaacaaacagaccaggtgattagtCATAGAAAACACTAAGTATAGCCatttcacattacaaaaaaatgtgtttttccaatgctctTGTTGCAGAGAGTCTGTTGATTGGTGACtggtaaacacaaaaaaacgaaTGACTGTCTcttagtgtttggtttgtccattgtgggctactgtagaaacatggcagtgtaAGATGTCGATCTCCATaaacaaggacctgctccctatgaaGATATAACTtgaaaaccaattttttttcaggtgattatttaCTAAAGAAAACAGTATTATTAAAtgatattccatttctgcaaatactGCCCCCCAAATCCTATACTGTTGACCTTTAAGCATGCTTTTAGGGATCTTTGACTACAAAATTGATTCAACTGCAAAAGAGCCATgactttaaatgaataaataaggaAAGAGGGTTATAATAATTGGGAGATAAGGAGGCATGGAGAGAAAGGGAAGGATTTAAAGTAACACAAAATAAGGAGAGAAGACCCagtaaagtgtgtttgtgcaaacaCTGACAGTGAGTGGGTGTCGTCTTACTTTTGCAGGCATTTTCACCAACAGCTTTGCATAAACTAATGAGCACCCCACATGTATGATATTCTTACATAAAAACctatacattttatataatgtttttgtattgttttctttctcagttCCTTTCTGTCTTACAATAAGCACTGTTGATAAAAGGTGCCACACAAATTAACTTGCCTTGCTTTGCCTTTCATGAGCTGCCCAGTTTGCTGCATGTATAGATAATCGATGTAGCTGTATGTGGTCTCTTTCGCCTCAGGAGCTTTTGATGGGGAAGCTACGTGACATTAACAGGCTGTGTGTCTCACCCGTTTCCAAATAACCACATCCATGTTTGAAAAAGTCAACCCTGGTCTGCGCCTGTGTACCGTTAATGAGGAACAATTAAGTATTCTAGAGATGCAAGTGTTGTTTGGCTATCATTAGGCCTTAGGAAAGGTCAGCGCCAAGGGTGTCGTGCAACCTTCTACGATCACTTCCTGTCCCAGGGGAAACTTGGACATGTATTGATCAAACAGCCTGACATGAATACTTGTCAAAAGTGCGTATTGATAATTCTGTTATCATACTGTCAAAACTCAATGAACTCCTGTTAGAGCACTTCAGTATGTGGGATTAAGCTCTAATCAAAAACCTTGCCTCATAAGAGAGAAGGTGAGAAACAGAGATATAAAACTTTTAGATATACTACGACCTCAGATGCGGGCGTATTCTAAGAGAGGGCAAGGAAATCACTCAGCTCTTTGAAATACAGACGAAGCATGGCATAATATAAAAGATAAATCTGACAGAACTGTAATAAGAAAGAGCTCAAAGTCTTTCTGCCACCTCTGCTTTGCTGCGTGTCAGCCAGCCCTCTTTCCCATTTTATTGTTTGAAGGTTgggaaatattttttccatttattctCAGGTGTTGACTTTAGCAAAACATCTCTTTTCTTATAATGGAAAGCTACGGTTTGCCCTGGTGTTTATGCAATATGTACATCAGTCTAAATCTATTCCCTTGTTCAGTTAATGTATATGCACTTCAGGTCGGAGAGATTTATCAAAGAAAGATAAATCCAGGGAATTTAAATTCTGTGGGAAACTGAGCTGCTGAGGGCAGAGAGTACTgtgtgaaaataatattttttgtacgTAGatatacacacgcacatgcacacaaaaagagGACAAGCAAAATAAAGGTCAGTggtaattaaagaaaaaaagcaaactttgtATTCACTTTTCTGTCTCGGGCTGCTGTCTGGGGGAAGTCAAGCTGCTGAGGATAGCACATAAATGCTAAACAGTTTTTATCTACATGGCACTCATTTTATGAGCTCTGCATGCTGAGTTTTCATTGTACAACGTTTGGCTGTTGGCCACAGGGCCTgccagttgttgttgttggaacATGGTTGACGCTACAAATCTCAGATGTGCTGGGACGGATGATTACACCTCCACAGCTGAGAGCGCAAACAATGGACCAGGTATATAAAGATAAGCCAGTGGTTGATACCTGTGGTTTTTATGGACAAGCAGCAATGATGTGAggaataatgattttaaaatttgctCATGTCTGACTACTGGATTTCTACAACTAGCTCTTTGCACAAGACGTGGAATCGTTAATGGAAAATCTCTGCGCAACttctacctttttttaattcttaagtGTTATTTTAACACTCCATGTTAGCTTGAGCGGTATGAGGTATTTCATatcttcataccttcctgaaatttcaccaagAATACGGCAAATGACAGTGTAAGTGTGCAATGCTAAGCTTTTCAGGCTAATAAATCCCAAATTTAAACCCAGAAAATGTTAAGGAAAGTAACTTTCTAACATCTATTagccttattaaacagagaaatacaactgtacaccttttggaTTGAACTTTCTCTTTGTCATGAAGACTGAAGAGGCTtaattaactcatcataaaacacacttcattcaaactccaCTAAAACTCATCCAGACTGTCTTTGTTACACTTGCTATTAATCTAGTTAGTTAGTCTGCTGTTCCAACGATcatcagctctggtttggtcgaAATAAATCCTAAATACACTAAGTTAGATGTTGGTAACATGCTGTTAtaccccacagtctctctctgccattgCTGGCTGCCaactgtttacagtcctgtaacttctccctccaccattaGGGGtcacagtgtctttcagctcagctgcctgtatCACCAGTAGAGACTGAGCACTGATGGTGCATGCTGTgtactacatacaatgagtttaatagaatgaggagcacctgtattcatgacagtattaaaaaacataccttcatttctaaataccctggtatgcTGTAATACAGTGACACAGCAACAAGTGTACTTCATGTTCTGAAAATTAGAggctttaaataattttctctgAATGACTAACAGTAAACATTACACAAATCACTGATTTTGTCACTTGCTGCAGATAATTCTGTCCCCAGCATGGCCAGATTAACCCACCAGGAGGCCCTGGGGCAAAAATGAGCTGTGGGCTCCTGTTGACCGCCCCCCTGCggctctgtgcatgtgtgaggtTACCGTCAAGTGCAGCACACGGCAGATTAATTATATTTTCCCTAGAGCCACAGAAACCAGCCAGTGCCTCTTAGCTGGATTACTGTCAGACAAGAGGTTTGCTGTATGTCAGTTagtttatgataattttatgaATATGCaccatgtaaacaccatataaTAGAAATCATAAAGGTTTTTAAATAGATTTGGACACAAGACTAAGCATGTAAATTAGATCCAGGACCCTTAATGCTCTTATCATTTCATACTGCACCTGGTGGGGCAAATTACACAATCAAGTGATTAATTAAATTAccacaaaacaattaacaacaaTGACCTTGGGTTTTTTGTGGAGCCCCAGTTGTCTAAGGCCCTGGGGGATTTCTTACCAAATAAATATCACCCCATGAAGATTTTGAATAtgctttgttttcatgattCAGAGGCTTTGAAAAATCAAATTCTCATTTCATCCAAGCTCATCAGAGATAATTATGAAAAGTGAATCCCCCTACTTGACAGCAGTTCTTGTGAGCAGCCCTTTTCTCAGCACCcctatttattgattatttgcAGGGTGCAATACTGATGTTAGTGACTGAGTTAGTGCTGcgcaaacacagaaaatggaaattaaatctcattaataaaacaacagagGAGTGACTCTCTGTTGACCATGCCCTTCTTTTAGTGTTCGATTGTTTTACAACAGCGTTAGTcccaatttatttttcaaactcGCAGCAGCTCAGCTGCCTAATTTATCTTCCCCAGTATCTGCTCTGAATTCCAACTTGAccaattattataaataattaaagttgAGGGCTTTAAATTTaatctttctgtcagtgaaACATTCCATTGAAACATCGGATCATAATTATGGTCACAGTTATGACAGATTATAGAGAAGCTTCACATTCACAGAAGATCACATTATCTTGTCAGTTTTACTCATTTATGTGCTTCTTCAACAGACCATGTAATTTAAGGAAAGGTTGATGTTGACATTTGTGGACTGTCCACAGAGAAATGCTCATTTTGAATAAATGGCCTGttctgaaaacactgcaaagatACAAAATCTGCTGATTTAATGTAAATTCtaaattatttataatgttGTTCAATCTGACTCATACAGCTCACAGATCTattttgcatatgtgtgtgtatgtgtgtgtgtgtgtgtgtgtgtggtcagtgggagcaagagggagaaaaatagtgaaactaccaattttaatttgtgtgcatagtaacaaaaaaaaagatttgttgcACAGGAGTACAGCACAGCACTTGAAGCGCTTCAACCTATAATCCTCAAGTTTCCTTAAGGACAAAATTTATCTCACTAAATGTTCACACGTTTAACTTAAACCCTTTGACATAATATGTCATACTGTCTTAACTTGAAAAACGACAGGAAATTGATTTTAGTGTATGTACTTTAATTTATGTGAATATTtctttgccttttattttttcacaattcCAGCCATGAACCTTTTACCCGAGACAATGCAGCACACAACTATCATGCCATTCATTACCCCTAAATATCCCAAGCTGTTTGACCttgatattttcagttttcaacaAATATACACCATCTTTTTCAATGACTTTGCTTCTTTGTTGTGCTTCAGATACAGCAAATACTAATGTTTACTATTAgtctactttttaaataatttggttACATTTCCAGTTACCTTTTACTGTATGACACAATGTACACAACTGTACcatagaaaaaacacaaacacagcaactgGCCAACTCACTGGAAAACCTTCTCATTACTCATATTCTATTCATCTTTCcttaagaatttaaaaaaaaacaaacatcttggacatatttactctttttttttgctaagtgAATACCTCATCAATCAAGGACGTTCTCCTGCACTGAGTGAAGATTTTTTGATCCCACTTGTGATGTTGATGCGGTGGTAAATGTTAATTGAGGCTGAGCTCATCCAAGACAGGTGCCTGAGTGCTGCAACTCTTTAAATCTCATTTATGATTGACGTCTACACACATGGCAAATTACCAGAGAGCAGCACACATCACCTGTCAGAGGCAGAGTGAGAAAGCGAGACAAAATGcatggagagaaagacagagagagtcaTTGTTTaagaagtaaaaatatttgcagagTGAATCTTGAAATACGCAGTGAAAGTGGGGCACATCCCACTGGGTAGTCCATTATGATTGTTGTTTTCAGAACCCCAAAAAGATAAGTTGACAGGGTTGAGGAGGATGCATCATCACGGTACAGAACTCCAAATCAATTGTACTACACTTTGTGAGTCAGTCATTTACTCTGtcatctcctctgtctctgtaagTCTGTCGTTCTATCAGACATCCATTTGGACCAGCACCAGAACAGGCGGCGCCTCGGCCACTTTGGCCTTGCGACGCAGCAGATGAGTCAGGCTTCTGTAAGACGGCGTGGCGTGGAGGAGAAGCTCCTTGAGCCCTGCGCGAAACTCCCGACGAATCAGGCAGTAGAGCACTGGGTTGaggcagctgtttgtgtgtgccaaACACACAGTAAGGGGAAAGGCGTACGCCTGTGCATTGTAAAAGGCCTTGCTGAAGGGCACAAGGTCAAACTTAATGAGCACTCCCCACAGTGTCAGCGCCTGATTGGGAAGCCAGCACAAAAAGAAGGACAGAACAACGATGACAATTGATTTGGTCACTTTGGAGCGGCGTCTCTGCCGACCCTGCTCAACCTCTGGGCCCCCTGTGCCTGCGATGCGTCGGCTGAGGATGATGCGCATCAGCAGCAGGTAACAGACAGTGATTATGATGAGTGGAATAAGGAAGCCAAGCAGGACCTTTTGCAGCTGGTAGAGACCCAAAAGAAGCTGTGGATCCCAGCTGCCGGAGTCTGGGAATCGCACCAGGCAGAGCTCCTCATCCGACACCTGGACGCTGGTGGAGTAGATGGCATGAGGCAGAGTGGCCAGCAGAGAGACAGCCCAGATGCCCAGGCTCATCCACTTGGCTCTAGTAGCTGCTGCCTGCCGGCTGTGCATCTTCAGGGCGGAGCAGATAGAGTAATAACGTGCCACGCTCATAGCTGTGAGGAAGTACACACTGGCGTACATGTTCATGGTGGTGACAGAGCTGATTATTTTGCACATGATGCGACCAAATGGCCAGCGGAAGTCCAGAGCTGTGTCCACCGCCCAGAAAGGCAAAGTCAGAACAAACTGGAGGTCTGTGATAGCAAGTCCCATCACAAAGCAGTTGATGGATGACTGCTTCTGCCTGTAACGTGAGTGCAGCAGGTACAGAGCCAGTGAGTTTCCCACCAGCCCAAGTGCGCACACTATGGAGTAGACACACGCTATCATCACACGCACCACCAGACTGGAGCTGTCTCCTTGGATTTCCATGATAGATTCCTTGGTGAGgagctgcagccagcagtgcAGCGACAGGTTGCTGTTGGAACTGTCGCTACAGTTCCCATTGCTGTCCTCCTGTAGTATCTGCTGCTCACATGgctctggagccagtgtttgaacTCCAGTCTTATTCAGCTGCATGGCTGGACTCTCACATATCACCTCAGACATCAAAGTTATGGACAGCTATGTGTTACAAAAGACAGATAAAAAAGTTTGTGATGATGGCATTTTGAGCATCCCTGCTGTATCTGTGTCAGGTTATCTCCCACTGCGCTAAAGATCCTCTGCCACGGttatcctctcctcctctctccacgACTACTCACAGCTCCGCGCGCCACGTCCGTTTATAGGTTCCACGTGAACGCGCAGAGCTCAGTCGCGTCGTCGACGCTCATCTCCTCACCAGCCAGATTATTGGACCAGAGCAAATTCACACTCTGATAGATCCAGCCACATCAAAGTCTCCCGGCACGTCTgtcaggtgtgaatgtgaatatgCTTTGACATGACACCGGCAGCTTCAAGATAATCATGTTTGTGCTGTACCGCTTTTAAAAGGGAGCTTTGGAGACGTGGAAACAACGGTGCGCGTAAAATATGCAGAGGTGTGGAGAGGGCTGCTGCACGCGCTGAATCCTGACTGTACATAAAATGTTCACAATCTGCGCATCTATTGAGGGGAGGACTCGAGGacataacatgaaaacacaatgagccATACTGGAGGCTTGCGCTAAAGAGCAACCTCTGATTTTTATAGAATAAagctatatttaattttataaccTTTTAAAGGAGAAAATTAACGAGGTCAGAAGAGTCTCTGCCAGGTTTTAACTACACTACGAAAATAAACGTGATAAAATAAACTGTTCTGGTTAGGAGAACACGTTGAattaaattatgaatataaaaacTCTGGGAAAGCTGGCTCAGTGCCCCCACAAGTACacaaaaaatccccaaactcttcctcctcttccattTATTACTAACAAGAAGAAACAACTTAGCtgttaataataaacaataagaGATTACATTAGTGGAAATTTTGCAAATTtcgtcttgtttttgtttttgcaaagcaTCTGGGAtggcttttgtcttttcttattttcttgctCTAATGGTCTCTGTACACAGCTCACCGCACCTTTTTccttgtttgatgttttgtatgttaaaaacaacaacaacaaataaattctACATTTTCCAACAATTCCTATGTCACTTCTAGGAAGATCTGTGACTGATAATATTCTTCTTTTACCACATGATTTGATGCAAAATCAAAGCTgcgaaatcaaagcaatttctTTCCTTTGGCATCAGCAGAAAAGTTATGTGCCACCTTTTGAAGCTGATGTCATATGTTTCGACAGGGAAGCCCAGGTAGCATTTGGAATAAAGGCAGTTTAAAAATAAGCAGAGTTTTccacagtgtaaaaaataaaaccggTGTATGTTACATCAAGGGTTTTGGAGTCACTCTCCTTGACTGCAAGTAATGCCTTCCTCCAAGTTtttgaacaaattaaaaagacatgactggatgagaaaaaaataaatctgcactGTTTTAATCCGTTGTGACCCAGttcttgacattttaacaaCCCCTAAACCTCAAAATGTGCAAGTGCTGACAGTATGCCTGG
Proteins encoded in this region:
- the rxfp3.2b gene encoding relaxin family peptide receptor 3.2b; translated protein: MSEVICESPAMQLNKTGVQTLAPEPCEQQILQEDSNGNCSDSSNSNLSLHCWLQLLTKESIMEIQGDSSSLVVRVMIACVYSIVCALGLVGNSLALYLLHSRYRQKQSSINCFVMGLAITDLQFVLTLPFWAVDTALDFRWPFGRIMCKIISSVTTMNMYASVYFLTAMSVARYYSICSALKMHSRQAAATRAKWMSLGIWAVSLLATLPHAIYSTSVQVSDEELCLVRFPDSGSWDPQLLLGLYQLQKVLLGFLIPLIIITVCYLLLMRIILSRRIAGTGGPEVEQGRQRRRSKVTKSIVIVVLSFFLCWLPNQALTLWGVLIKFDLVPFSKAFYNAQAYAFPLTVCLAHTNSCLNPVLYCLIRREFRAGLKELLLHATPSYRSLTHLLRRKAKVAEAPPVLVLVQMDV